In Rutidosis leptorrhynchoides isolate AG116_Rl617_1_P2 chromosome 2, CSIRO_AGI_Rlap_v1, whole genome shotgun sequence, one genomic interval encodes:
- the LOC139888969 gene encoding S-protein homolog 5-like, with translation MRFFVTNKRCSLFTILLYIQSLYSVSNAKVCFPDKEWTIHIYNAIKNSTLGLHVKSKEDDLGFHTVTYDVEYKFGFCANFFNRTLFWGVFSNGNKTATFDVFNLDIANLIGGEVGKNNHVYWALKEDGRYISKKWAPYDDPIWAYVGDWS, from the coding sequence ATGAGATTTTTCGTTACAAATAAACGTTGTTCCCTTTTTACTATATTACTCTATATTCAATCATTGTATTCTGTATCTAATGCTAAAGTTTGTTTCCCAGATAAAGAGTGGACGATTCATATATATAATGCAATAAAAAATTCAACTCTTGGTCTTCATGTGAAGTCAAAAGAGGATGATCTTGGGTTTCATACTGTCACTTATGATGTTGAATATAAGTTTGGgttctgtgctaatttctttaacaGAACTCTTTTCTGGGGTGTTTTTTCCAATGGAAATAAAACTGCAACTTTTGATGTATTCAACCTAGATATTGCAAATTTAATTGGAGGTGAAGTTGGTAAAAACAACCATGTATATTGGGCTTTAAAAGAAGATGGACGCTATATATCAAAAAAATGGGCACCATATGATGATCCAATATGGGCTTATGTGGGAGATTGGTCATAA